The Humulus lupulus chromosome 4, drHumLupu1.1, whole genome shotgun sequence genome has a window encoding:
- the LOC133832172 gene encoding formin-like protein 4: MSLHNRVIVRTVAITAAITLVFTAILFFYYKFYYARRRANNKVKGSFRREEVMMTREEFKQPSRNVKELSGYGNGRDAVSMRKLEDGQLKNNFPKFVFNPSYKEDEDEEEAEEKRVDAEEEKHEKFESREAPLLHETSSDQIVLDNMGKPFLQNPILPAPVSVLQMQHRLPPRPQASFRQTPPMVPKKLIPLSQLPPQPSPTKNSITARPLPPQYPPPPPSLPPPPPPLPAKPRSTLPPPVLAGGWNSSRRTQAGPTGRATKKIEETSREESSKPTMAGQTKLKPLHWDKVTADVDHSTVWDEINDGSLRFDDELMENLFGYSTTNTQSYERSNLFSAFSKMNSGPPTQIFLLDPRKSQNTAIVLRSLAISRREIIDALIDGQELATDTLEKLTKISPTQEEAAKILQFSGNQSRLADAESFLYHILKVVPSAFTRFDAMFFKANYDPEILHFKESLQTLELGCKELRARGLFLKLLEAILKAGNRMNAGTARGNAQGFNLNALKKLSDIRSNDGKTTLLHFVVEQVARSEGKRSVTNRNQILISKRTNTQKPHIAIVSNFDNATAEEREKEYLLLGLPLLESLSSELSNVKKAATVECDSFVNVCSSLGGRVSDIRKRLSFCTNDEDKCWFAREMKGFLEECEEEIKVVREEQIRVLELVKKTTEYYYQAGASKVKGVQNPFGLFVIVKDFLDMIDQVCVETSRRVQKKNATKNSTAGSLSPPLSPPSTLTTNKFQNFQSNFMSDMSMTSSSSDSEDDF, translated from the exons ATGTCTCTACATAACAGAGTAATTGTTAGGACTGTAGCCATCACGGCTGCAATAACCCTAGTTTTTACTGCCATCTTATTTTTCTACTACAAATTTTATTATGCTCGACGGCGAGCAAATAATAAGGTGAAGGGCAGTTTTCGCCGAGAAGAGGTTATGATGACCCGTGAAGAGTTCAAGCAACCTAGCAGAAATGTCAAGGAACTGAGTGGTTATGGAAATGGGAGGGATGCTGTTAGTATGAGGAAACTAGAAGATGGTCAACTTAAGAACAATTTTCCAAAGTTTGTGTTTAATCCGAGTTacaaagaagatgaagatgaggaagaAGCAGAAGAGAAAAGAGTAGACGCGGAAGAAGAGAAGCACGAAAAGTTTGAATCACGGGAAGCTCCATTGCTTCATGAAACATCATCAGATCAGATAGTTTTGGATAACATGGGGAAACCATTTCTGCAGAATCCCATTTTACCAGCTCCAGTTTCGGTATTACAAATGCAACATAGGCTGCCACCACGTCCACAAGCCTCATTTAGACAAACTCCACCCATGGTTCCAAAAAAGTTAATCCCCTTATCACAGCTTCCTCCACAACCTAGTCCAACAAAAAATAGCATCACAGCCAGACCACTGCCACCACAatatcctcctcctcctccttctctGCCACCTCCACCACCACCTCTCCCTGCAAAACCAAGATCTACCCTGCCACCACCAGTGCTTGCTGGTGGTTGGAATTCATCACGACGAACCCAAGCTGGACCTACAGGGAGGGCaacaaaaaaaatagaagaaacgTCCAGGGAGGAAAGCTCAAAGCCTACTATGGCTGGGCAAACGAAGCTGAAACCGCTGCATTGGGACAAGGTCACGGCGGATGTTGATCATTCCACGGTCTGGGATGAAATTAATGACGGGTCACTCAG ATTCGATGATGAACTTATGGAAAATCTATTTGGATACTCTACTACCAACACCCAATCTTACGAAAGAAGCAACCTTTTCTCAGCTTTCAGCAAAATGAACTCAGGCCCTCCAACTCAAATTTTCTTACTGGATCCCAGAAAATCACAGAACACTGCAATAGTTCTAAGATCACTAGCCATTTCCCGCAGAGAAATTATAGATGCACTCATTGATGGCCAGGAGCTCGCCACGGACACCCTCGAAAAGCTTACTAAAATCTCTCCAACCCAAGAGGAAGCAGCCAAAATTTTGCAATTCAGTGGCAACCAAAGTAGACTTGCAGACGCAGAGTCTTTCCTCTACCACATTCTCAAAGTTGTTCCTTCCGCATTCACCCGATTTGACGCTATGTTTTTCAAAGCAAACTACGACCCAGAAATCCTTCACTTCAAGGAGTCTCTCCAAACTCTTGAACTAGGTTGTAAGGAACTAAGAGCTCGAGGCCTCTTCCTTAAACTCCTGGAAGCCATTCTCAAAGCTGGCAACCGAATGAATGCCGGCACTGCCAGAGGCAATGCCCAAGGTTTCAACCTCAACGCTCTTAAAAAGCTCTCAGATATCAGAAGCAACGATGGAAAGACCACTTTGCTCCACTTCGTTGTGGAGCAAGTAGCTCGATCAGAAGGCAAACGCAGCGTAACTAACCGAAATCAAATCCTAATTAGCAAAAGAACCAATACCCAAAAACCCCATATAGCCATTGTTTCAAATTTTGATAATGCCACAGCAGAAGAGAGGGAAAAAGAGTACCTTTTGTTAGGGTTGCCATTGTTGGAATCCCTAAGTAGTGAACTCTCCAATGTGAAGAAAGCAGCCACAGTAGAATGCGACAGCTTCGTCAATGTTTGCAGCTCCCTCGGAGGCCGAGTCTCGGATATTCGAAAACGACTTTCGTTTTGCACAAACGACGAGGACAAGTGTTGGTTCGCTAGAGAAATGAAAGGGTTCTTAGAGGAATGCGAGGAGGAGATCAAGGTTGTCAGAGAGGAACAAATTAGGGTTTTGGAGCTGGTGAAGAAGACGACAGAGTACTATTACCAAGCGGGAGCTTCGAAAGTAAAAGGGGTTCAAAACCCATTTGGGCTTTTCGTTATCGTGAAGGATTTTCTCGACATGATCGATCAGGTCTGCGTAGAAACTTCTCGAAGGGTTCAAAAGAAAAACGCAACGAAGAACAGTACGGCGGGTTCGTTATCGCCTCCGCTGTCGCCGCCATCGACGTTGACTACGAACAAATTTCAGAACTTCCAATCGAATTTCATGTCGGATATGTCTATGACATCTTCAAGTAGTGATTCGGAAGACGATTTCTGA
- the LOC133832171 gene encoding uncharacterized protein LOC133832171 produces MQEVKDVSDGAYNWLAGKNPTEWSKSHISEYPKCDILVNNLCESFNAAILDARDKPIITLLEKIRFWLMSRFYNKKAKLEKMTQPVGKRILKIIEKQKEVAKHCLFTRSDKFQFQVQCSNGTALVVDLEFRTCTCRRFQLSGLPCGHALATIWFMGGNVFDYVHGFYKKESLQKAYEQSVHPMPSPDMWPQTGLNPIDPPPETKLPGRPKKARRRETDEPPPTLKKARRTGQVKTCSNCLKTGHRRETCKSAKVVENRVVKKRGRPPLQKPTEATLLRKGKKTETTC; encoded by the exons ATGCAAGAAGTCAAGGATGTCTCAGATGGTGCTTACAATTGGCTGGCAGGGAAGAACCCCACAGAATGGAGTAAGTCACATATTTCAGAGTACCCAAAATGTGACATTTTGGTGAATAATTTGTGTGAGAGTTTCAATGCAGCCATACTTGATGCTCGCGACAAGCCAATTATAACTTTACTAGAGAAAATTAGATTTTGGTTGATGTCTCGGTTTTATAACAAAAAAGCTAAGTTGGAGAAGATGACTCAACCTGTGGGGAAGAGAATTTTGAAGATAATTGAGAAGCAAAAAGAGGTTGCAAAGCATTGTCTGTTTACTAGGTCTGACAAGTTTCAGTTTCAGGTTCAATGCAGCAATGGTACTGCCTTGGTTGTCGATTTGGAATTCAGAACGTGTACATGTAGGAGGTTTCAACTATCTGGGCTTCCTTGTGGCCATGCACTAGCTACTATCTGGTTCATGGGAGGTAATGTCTTTGATTATGTCCACGGATTCTATAAAAAAGAATCATTGCAAAAAGCATATGAACAGAGTGTGCATCCTATGCCTAGTCCAGATATGTGGCCTCAGACAGGACTCAACCCAATTGATCCACCACCTGAGACGAAGCTGCCTGGAAGACCTAAGAAAGCTAGGAGAAGGGAGACAGATGAACCTCCACCTACTTTAAAGAAAGCTCGAAGAACTGGACAAGTTAAAACATGTAGCAATTGTCTGAAAACAGGCCACAGGAGAGAAACATGCAAATCTGCTAAGGTGGTTGAG AATCGTGTGGTCAAAAAGCGAGGTCGTCCACCACTGCAGAAACCAACTGAAGCCACACTTTTAAGGAAGGGAAAGAAGACTGAAACAACATGCTAA